In Winkia neuii, a genomic segment contains:
- a CDS encoding serine/threonine-protein kinase: MSGRIAAGFTLGERYVLLTQIAVGGMGEVWQARDSQDGKIVAAKVLKEELEGQGQFLARFNVEARNAQKISHPGVAQTLDYGEDDGLAWLIMELVDGVPMTELLQDGATLELDLLLSIMYQTANALDAVHSAGIVHRDIKPANILVRADGVAKLTDFGISFSPHQEQLTAVGMVMGTAQYLPPEQATGNPATPAGDLYALGIIAYEALAGKRPFTGSSQVDIAFAHVNQKVPPLPESVPAELRALVMQLLEKNPAHRPASARDLARELARVSHILRTGESEPKAAPSKETSPSRIPKAKKRTLMRPWPLPGGTHKGAVRTSIEPLAQDSDRVEELDGGTVAAPDQMPPEFAPKHTSESTGPHRRITKESLAGAIEALGKWRPTKPPAWRPPDRNKKRVARAKAGSTARPLAAQTQGYAKHQEAGTDLTYWILLAAFALIVFAIAMMVIWNIIEPARAHAALALVTDLKGVSWPNLC; this comes from the coding sequence ATGAGTGGACGCATTGCTGCTGGTTTCACCCTTGGGGAGCGCTACGTGCTGCTAACCCAGATTGCTGTTGGCGGCATGGGAGAAGTGTGGCAGGCCCGCGATTCGCAGGATGGGAAGATCGTTGCCGCGAAGGTCTTGAAAGAAGAGTTGGAAGGCCAAGGCCAGTTCCTAGCCCGATTCAATGTGGAGGCGCGCAACGCCCAAAAGATTTCGCATCCTGGCGTGGCTCAAACTCTAGATTATGGCGAGGACGACGGCTTGGCCTGGCTCATCATGGAGCTGGTCGACGGCGTCCCGATGACCGAACTACTGCAAGATGGCGCTACTTTGGAGCTGGATCTGCTGCTGTCGATCATGTACCAGACCGCCAATGCTTTGGACGCCGTCCATAGCGCGGGGATTGTTCACCGCGACATCAAACCGGCGAATATTCTGGTGCGTGCGGATGGAGTCGCCAAGCTTACCGATTTCGGCATTTCGTTTAGCCCGCATCAGGAACAGTTGACCGCGGTGGGCATGGTCATGGGAACAGCCCAGTACCTGCCCCCGGAGCAGGCTACGGGCAATCCTGCGACTCCCGCCGGAGACCTGTACGCCCTGGGAATCATCGCTTACGAGGCCCTTGCCGGAAAGCGTCCCTTTACCGGGTCTTCGCAGGTGGATATCGCTTTCGCGCATGTGAACCAGAAGGTTCCACCACTGCCAGAATCCGTGCCCGCCGAACTGCGTGCACTGGTCATGCAGCTGCTCGAAAAGAATCCTGCCCACCGGCCTGCCTCTGCCCGCGACCTGGCCCGAGAATTGGCCCGCGTAAGCCACATTCTCCGCACCGGCGAATCGGAGCCCAAGGCGGCGCCCTCGAAAGAGACATCGCCCAGCCGCATCCCCAAGGCAAAGAAGCGCACTCTTATGCGCCCGTGGCCGCTTCCAGGTGGGACCCACAAGGGGGCGGTGCGAACTTCTATCGAACCGCTGGCTCAAGATTCCGACAGGGTAGAAGAGCTGGACGGTGGCACAGTAGCGGCACCGGACCAGATGCCGCCCGAGTTTGCCCCCAAACACACTTCTGAATCCACCGGTCCGCACCGGAGGATCACTAAGGAATCGCTGGCCGGAGCCATCGAAGCCCTGGGCAAGTGGCGTCCCACCAAACCGCCCGCCTGGCGTCCGCCAGACAGGAATAAGAAGCGAGTGGCCCGGGCTAAGGCCGGTTCTACGGCCAGGCCTCTTGCAGCGCAGACGCAGGGGTATGCGAAGCATCAAGAAGCTGGCACTGACCTGACATACTGGATTCTTCTGGCCGCTTTTGCACTAATTGTCTTTGCCATCGCAATGATGGTCATTTGGAACATAATTGAACCTGCGAGGGCGCATGCCGCCCTCGCGCTAGTAACTGATTTGAAGGGTGTGTCATGGCCGAATCTCTGTTAG
- a CDS encoding peptidoglycan D,D-transpeptidase FtsI family protein, with protein MNTQVRRLTFVVVLMFVTLMCAATFIQFVKAPELNADSRNARTIYASTGRDRGSIIVGGTPVASSKPSGDVFKYQRQYPAGGLYALSTGYYATAFNTATGLEANQNQVLDGTSDTLLKSRIQRLFTGAQPVGGSVELTLNPAAQQAAAEALGDRRGAVVALEPKTGRILALYSSPSYDPNPLAAHDGKTAQQAYDAYNKDTEKPLDNRAFGDHTYAPGSTFKLITAAAMLESGKYKPNTKIDSPVSLDLPQTTNKISNDAGETCGDGNPTFQYALANSCNTTFAKAGMAIGQEALSKQADAFGFSTAHRIPLRATPSTFPKDMPQAQTAMSAIGQYDVRVTPLQMAMVSAAIGNEGTVMKPQLISRILDADLGVQKEESPREFGRAMQADNAAQLTKMMVDATKEGTATAAQISGIDVAGKTGTAERGNLADGWFTGFAPATDPKVAVAVVVEGGQAGVDIAYGGQVAAPIAKAVMQAVINQ; from the coding sequence GTGAATACGCAAGTGCGACGCCTGACCTTTGTTGTGGTCCTCATGTTCGTGACGCTCATGTGCGCGGCCACTTTCATCCAGTTTGTGAAGGCTCCCGAACTGAACGCGGATTCGCGCAACGCGCGCACCATCTACGCCTCTACCGGGCGCGACCGTGGCTCAATCATTGTGGGCGGCACGCCCGTGGCGTCTTCTAAACCTTCCGGGGACGTGTTCAAGTATCAGCGCCAATACCCCGCAGGCGGGTTGTACGCCCTGTCTACCGGCTACTACGCCACGGCATTCAACACGGCTACAGGCCTGGAGGCCAACCAAAACCAGGTGCTAGATGGCACCTCCGACACGCTCCTGAAGTCGCGCATACAACGCCTGTTCACCGGGGCACAGCCGGTGGGCGGCTCGGTAGAGCTCACCCTCAATCCGGCTGCCCAGCAAGCCGCCGCAGAAGCATTAGGAGATCGCCGCGGAGCCGTTGTGGCACTTGAGCCCAAGACTGGACGGATCCTGGCGCTGTATTCCTCGCCCTCGTACGACCCGAATCCCCTTGCCGCCCATGACGGGAAGACGGCCCAGCAGGCTTACGACGCTTACAATAAAGACACTGAAAAGCCGCTGGACAACAGGGCTTTCGGCGATCACACTTACGCGCCCGGGTCCACGTTCAAGTTGATCACGGCAGCGGCCATGCTCGAGTCCGGTAAGTACAAGCCGAACACGAAGATTGATTCGCCCGTCTCTTTGGATCTACCCCAAACCACGAACAAGATCTCTAACGACGCCGGAGAAACTTGCGGCGACGGCAATCCGACTTTCCAGTACGCACTGGCGAATTCCTGTAACACCACCTTCGCGAAGGCTGGCATGGCCATCGGCCAGGAGGCCCTCTCGAAGCAGGCCGACGCCTTCGGCTTCTCTACCGCCCACCGCATTCCGTTGAGGGCGACGCCCTCGACCTTCCCCAAAGACATGCCACAGGCCCAGACAGCCATGAGCGCAATCGGCCAATACGACGTCCGGGTTACCCCTCTGCAGATGGCTATGGTTTCTGCCGCCATTGGCAATGAGGGCACCGTTATGAAGCCGCAGCTAATATCGCGGATTCTGGACGCCGACCTGGGGGTACAGAAGGAAGAATCTCCCCGGGAATTTGGGCGGGCCATGCAGGCTGACAACGCGGCGCAGCTGACCAAGATGATGGTGGATGCCACCAAGGAGGGCACCGCCACCGCAGCCCAGATTTCTGGCATCGACGTAGCGGGCAAGACCGGCACGGCCGAACGCGGCAACCTGGCAGACGGCTGGTTTACCGGTTTCGCCCCTGCAACCGATCCGAAGGTCGCCGTGGCCGTGGTAGTCGAGGGCGGCCAGGCCGGAGTCGACATTGCTTACGGCGGGCAGGTGGCCGCCCCTATTGCTAAAGCGGTAATGCAGGCGGTGATCAACCAATGA
- a CDS encoding FtsW/RodA/SpoVE family cell cycle protein, whose product MATVEIKPVSSARLPEIALLVLALLVGVGAYVATAITKTGEPPAGLWLHVGALVVFTVATHLLVRHFAPYADPVILPIAVALNGIGLAMIYRLDISYEARGQQDLAVGSKQLIITVAGIILMALTLIAVRDHRRLRKNSYLLMLAGLVLLVLPIFFPAVNGAKIWINLGFITIQPAELTKILLAIFFAAYLVEGRDKLSVGGPKILGLRLPRPRDLGPLVVVWIVSIVVLVGQRDFGTSLLLFGLFVAMIYVATDRVSWLVIGALLMLPFLWMATKVSHVSSRIDGWLHALDPAVYNRPGGSGQLVQGLFGMATGGLFGTGWGSGYPQIVPFANSDFIFASLAEELGLTGVFAILALYLILIERGMRTAIGVRDGFGKLLATGLSFGIAFQVFVVVGGITRVLPLTGLTLPFLAAGGSSLMSSWIIVGLLLRISDAARRPAPTGNLTTAEIAKVTKGNPAKKNAPAQSGATPSNDETQLVHLNKGEAQ is encoded by the coding sequence ATGGCAACAGTCGAGATAAAGCCGGTTTCTTCGGCTCGGCTTCCCGAAATAGCGCTGCTGGTGCTAGCGCTACTAGTCGGGGTGGGCGCATATGTGGCCACGGCAATCACCAAGACTGGTGAACCCCCCGCGGGGCTGTGGCTGCACGTTGGCGCCCTCGTCGTATTTACGGTGGCAACACACCTGCTGGTACGCCATTTCGCGCCCTACGCTGACCCCGTCATTTTGCCCATCGCGGTGGCCCTGAACGGGATCGGGCTGGCAATGATCTACAGGCTCGACATCTCTTATGAAGCCCGTGGCCAGCAGGATCTAGCGGTTGGCTCAAAACAGCTGATCATCACCGTTGCCGGCATCATTTTGATGGCGCTTACCCTAATTGCAGTCCGCGACCACAGGCGGCTGCGCAAGAACTCTTACCTGCTGATGCTGGCAGGCCTGGTACTGCTGGTACTGCCCATCTTCTTCCCCGCGGTGAACGGGGCAAAGATCTGGATCAACCTGGGCTTCATCACCATTCAGCCGGCAGAGCTCACAAAGATCCTCCTAGCTATTTTCTTCGCCGCCTACCTGGTGGAAGGACGCGACAAACTGTCGGTCGGCGGACCAAAAATTCTTGGCTTGCGCCTGCCCCGACCACGCGACTTAGGCCCGCTAGTGGTGGTCTGGATAGTCTCTATAGTCGTCCTGGTGGGCCAGCGCGACTTCGGCACTTCCCTACTGCTATTCGGTCTATTCGTAGCCATGATCTACGTGGCCACCGACCGCGTGTCCTGGCTGGTCATTGGCGCGCTTTTGATGCTGCCATTCCTGTGGATGGCAACCAAAGTTTCCCACGTCTCCTCGCGCATCGACGGGTGGCTACACGCCCTCGACCCGGCGGTATATAACCGGCCCGGCGGCTCCGGACAGCTGGTGCAAGGGCTGTTCGGCATGGCCACCGGCGGCCTATTCGGCACCGGTTGGGGCTCTGGCTACCCCCAGATCGTGCCCTTCGCCAACTCCGATTTCATCTTCGCTTCCCTAGCGGAAGAACTGGGACTTACCGGCGTCTTTGCCATCCTTGCCCTGTATTTGATCCTTATCGAACGCGGCATGCGCACCGCCATCGGGGTGCGTGACGGCTTCGGCAAATTGCTAGCCACCGGCCTCAGCTTTGGTATCGCCTTCCAGGTATTCGTAGTGGTAGGCGGCATTACCCGAGTCCTTCCTCTTACCGGCCTGACACTGCCCTTCCTGGCGGCCGGCGGATCCTCGCTGATGTCCAGCTGGATCATCGTCGGGCTCCTATTGCGCATCTCCGACGCTGCCCGCCGTCCCGCTCCCACCGGCAACCTCACTACTGCCGAGATAGCGAAGGTAACCAAGGGCAATCCGGCGAAGAAGAACGCCCCCGCCCAAAGTGGGGCCACGCCCTCAAACGACGAAACCCAACTGGTACACCTAAACAAGGGGGAGGCACAGTGA